A single window of Desulfovibrio sp. JC010 DNA harbors:
- a CDS encoding UbiX family flavin prenyltransferase → MDKKKIVLAASGASGTIYAVKLARHLGTQENIELHLIISNAALQVMELETDFTPEDLTGCADYVYPQENIAAPPASGSWQHEGMIVCPCSMATLAAIAQGLGNNLIHRAADVSLKERRKLILVTRETPLNLIHIRNMETATLAGATIMPASPGFYHAPKSIDDMAAHMAGRILEQLQIPHTLYRAWGEDSSR, encoded by the coding sequence ATGGATAAGAAAAAAATAGTCCTCGCTGCCAGCGGTGCCAGCGGCACCATCTATGCCGTCAAACTGGCCCGCCATCTGGGTACGCAGGAAAACATAGAACTGCACTTAATCATTTCCAATGCCGCCCTGCAGGTTATGGAACTGGAAACGGACTTCACACCGGAGGACCTGACCGGATGTGCGGATTACGTATACCCTCAAGAAAACATCGCCGCCCCTCCGGCCAGCGGTTCATGGCAGCACGAGGGTATGATAGTCTGCCCCTGCTCCATGGCCACCCTTGCCGCAATTGCCCAAGGGCTTGGCAACAACCTCATCCACCGGGCAGCGGATGTTTCCCTGAAAGAGCGACGTAAATTAATTCTCGTCACCCGCGAAACACCCCTGAACCTGATCCATATCCGCAATATGGAAACCGCCACCCTTGCCGGAGCGACCATCATGCCCGCTTCGCCGGGATTCTACCATGCTCCCAAAAGCATTGATGACATGGCGGCCCACATGGCAGGACGCATTCTCGAACAACTGCAAATCCCCCACACCCTGTACCGGGCATGGGGCGAAGACTCATCGAGGTAA
- a CDS encoding metal-dependent hydrolase, whose amino-acid sequence MKHVFTWNGHSNFTIQSDDKTVIIDPFFEGNPKASRTWKSISKADAVLVTHDHGDHIGQAVEICKATGATLVCIFDLLEKMIEQGVDQEKLIGMNIGGTVSVAGIKIKMVQAMHSCATGAPAGYILTYEDDFCVYFAGDTGLFASMELFGKLHDIDVALLPTGGWFTMDSKDAAYACKLLNCKTAIPMHFGTFPILEQDTVSFKEACTEFAPECKVMELEIGKKQEI is encoded by the coding sequence ATGAAACATGTATTTACATGGAACGGCCACTCAAATTTCACCATCCAGTCCGATGACAAAACCGTAATCATCGATCCCTTTTTCGAGGGCAACCCCAAAGCCTCCAGAACATGGAAATCCATCAGCAAGGCGGACGCAGTACTGGTCACCCATGACCACGGCGACCATATCGGGCAGGCCGTGGAAATCTGCAAGGCCACCGGAGCCACGCTCGTCTGTATCTTTGATCTGCTTGAAAAAATGATTGAACAGGGAGTTGATCAGGAAAAGCTGATCGGTATGAACATCGGCGGAACTGTTTCCGTGGCCGGAATCAAAATCAAGATGGTGCAGGCCATGCATTCCTGCGCAACCGGAGCACCTGCCGGATACATCCTCACTTACGAAGATGATTTCTGCGTCTACTTTGCCGGAGATACCGGGCTGTTCGCTTCCATGGAACTCTTCGGCAAACTGCACGACATCGATGTAGCCCTGCTGCCCACCGGAGGCTGGTTCACCATGGATTCAAAGGACGCTGCCTACGCCTGCAAGCTGCTGAACTGCAAGACCGCAATTCCCATGCATTTCGGCACCTTCCCCATTCTGGAACAGGACACCGTAAGCTTTAAAGAAGCATGCACTGAATTTGCGCCTGAGTGTAAGGTTATGGAGCTTGAGATTGGAAAAAAACAGGAAATATAA
- the purT gene encoding formate-dependent phosphoribosylglycinamide formyltransferase: protein MVTLGTAGTGSARKMMLLGGGELGKEVVIEAQRLGVEVIVVDRYENTPAMQVAHRSHVISMLDAAELRRVVETEKPDFIVPEIEAIATETLLELEKEGFNVVPTARATRLTMDREGIRRLAAEEVGLKTSPYKFADTKEEYLAALKEVGIPCVIKPVMSSSGKGQSTVKSEADIDHAWDYSQSGGRTGEGRIIVEAFVEFDYEITLLTVRHAGGTSYCAPIGHRQEDGDYRESWQPQPMSDAALAKAQDYALRITDALGGRGLFGVELFIKGEEVIFSEVSPRPHDTGLVTVISQDLSEFALHVRAILGLPIPAIRQYGPAASSVILSNGKSDAPAFANVDTALEEADTKVLIFGKGECDGVRRLGVALALGDDVEDAKARAIRASSAVKIEY, encoded by the coding sequence ATGGTCACTCTCGGAACTGCCGGAACCGGATCAGCCCGCAAAATGATGCTGCTTGGCGGCGGCGAGCTTGGTAAAGAGGTTGTCATTGAAGCCCAGCGTCTCGGCGTTGAGGTCATTGTCGTGGACAGGTATGAAAACACCCCGGCCATGCAGGTCGCTCACCGCAGCCATGTGATTTCCATGCTTGATGCAGCAGAATTGCGCCGCGTGGTTGAAACTGAAAAGCCCGATTTCATCGTACCTGAAATCGAAGCTATCGCCACCGAAACCCTGCTGGAGCTGGAAAAGGAAGGCTTCAACGTTGTTCCCACAGCGAGAGCCACCCGTTTGACCATGGACCGCGAAGGCATCCGCCGCCTTGCTGCTGAGGAAGTCGGCCTGAAGACTTCCCCCTACAAATTTGCCGATACCAAGGAAGAGTATCTCGCGGCACTGAAGGAAGTCGGCATTCCCTGTGTGATCAAGCCGGTTATGAGTTCTTCCGGTAAAGGGCAGAGCACCGTAAAATCCGAAGCCGATATCGATCATGCATGGGATTATTCCCAGTCCGGCGGCCGAACCGGGGAAGGGCGTATCATCGTCGAGGCTTTTGTGGAATTTGACTACGAAATCACCCTGCTTACCGTGCGCCATGCCGGAGGAACATCCTATTGCGCTCCCATCGGTCATCGTCAGGAAGACGGAGACTACCGCGAATCATGGCAGCCCCAGCCCATGTCCGATGCAGCTCTTGCCAAAGCACAGGATTACGCGCTGCGAATTACCGATGCCCTTGGCGGCAGGGGACTTTTCGGCGTGGAGCTCTTCATCAAAGGGGAGGAAGTTATCTTCAGCGAAGTTTCCCCGCGCCCGCATGATACCGGACTGGTGACAGTTATCTCACAGGATCTGAGTGAATTTGCCCTGCATGTGCGTGCCATTCTCGGCCTGCCCATCCCGGCAATCCGCCAGTACGGTCCGGCAGCATCCAGCGTTATTCTTTCCAACGGAAAATCCGATGCTCCCGCTTTTGCCAATGTTGATACAGCCCTTGAAGAAGCTGATACCAAGGTGCTTATTTTCGGTAAAGGGGAATGCGACGGTGTGCGTCGTCTCGGCGTAGCCCTTGCTCTCGGCGATGACGTTGAAGACGCAAAAGCCCGCGCCATCCGTGCATCTTCCGCTGTGAAAATTGAATACTAA